A genomic segment from Thermotoga neapolitana DSM 4359 encodes:
- a CDS encoding alpha/beta hydrolase, with translation MIKLMIKTVLLIFSFVALFSNALLGLFFFFLLSLPLVRNALLGRLPVKLKKSVTGRVYTYEYKEGLKMDIYYPSVKRKSYPFVLFAHGGGWISGYRRQPNNISWYRFLNANGFAVATFDYRYGYFHFIEDILEDLKSAISFLNENKEYLMMKTLNLMGLSAGGHLVLYHAMRVSKEGKKDFDGHVVAWYAPCDLLDLWSLETTSLFARFSVATTLKGLPLRKREDYEFYSPVHWVTPKAPPTMLVHGMKDEVVPYVSSVKMYKKLRENGVTTKLRLHPKGKHGFEFVLKDSLTVKFLYETVSFLKR, from the coding sequence ATGATCAAACTGATGATCAAAACAGTCCTTTTGATATTCTCTTTTGTCGCACTCTTCTCAAATGCCCTCCTCGGGCTTTTCTTCTTTTTTCTTCTCTCACTGCCTCTGGTGAGGAACGCTTTACTTGGAAGGCTCCCTGTGAAACTCAAAAAGAGTGTCACAGGAAGGGTTTACACGTACGAGTACAAAGAAGGTCTGAAGATGGATATCTACTACCCATCCGTGAAGAGAAAAAGTTACCCTTTCGTTCTCTTTGCACACGGAGGTGGCTGGATCTCAGGTTACAGAAGACAACCCAACAACATCTCATGGTACAGATTTCTAAACGCGAACGGCTTTGCCGTGGCAACCTTCGACTACAGGTACGGTTATTTCCACTTCATCGAAGACATTCTGGAAGATCTGAAAAGCGCTATATCCTTTCTGAACGAAAACAAAGAGTACTTGATGATGAAGACGCTGAATCTCATGGGGCTTTCCGCTGGTGGGCATCTGGTTCTTTACCATGCCATGAGGGTATCGAAAGAGGGAAAGAAGGATTTCGACGGGCACGTGGTTGCATGGTACGCTCCGTGTGATCTTCTTGATCTCTGGAGTCTGGAGACGACATCCCTTTTTGCGAGGTTCTCCGTTGCAACGACCCTGAAGGGTCTCCCACTGAGAAAGCGAGAAGATTACGAATTCTACTCACCCGTTCACTGGGTGACACCGAAAGCGCCTCCCACCATGCTGGTCCACGGAATGAAAGACGAAGTTGTCCCCTACGTCTCTTCTGTTAAAATGTATAAAAAACTCAGGGAAAACGGTGTCACTACAAAACTGAGACTTCACCCGAAGGGAAAACACGGCTTCGAATTCGTCCTGAAGGATTCCCTGACCGTGAAGTTCCTTTATGAAACGGTTTCCTTTTTGAAGAGGTGA
- a CDS encoding alpha/beta hydrolase, with translation MFDDVRIPSEYSLGYLYRGKKIRVSILKFDSTYSRAEKGTDPVEVYIFSPKRKKQGSVMILQGLGSQNVLYLIWMAHYLSRKGIEAILPVLPGNFTRVAEGSVSGKDYFSSDLDRMSRFWEHAVVDLLSLLELLKAKKMLHEKNCLFGYCLGGMIAVLLNALSGDFKKTVIMMAGGDFATLFWKSPTLSFVRRELRSGKGKEHGMTEENAFFDLYRKDLEKLSGFSSVQEMLSSDIHPLLKIDPLAYAKFVDPSRIVMMEAMFDRALPKSTREILWKHLGKPKRIKVPSSHVSWLPFQMLVARYIVRLVKEQSVKN, from the coding sequence GTGTTTGACGACGTGAGAATACCTTCCGAATACTCACTGGGATACCTTTACAGAGGAAAAAAGATACGTGTTTCTATCTTAAAGTTCGATTCAACCTACTCCAGAGCAGAAAAAGGTACAGATCCCGTTGAGGTCTACATCTTCTCCCCAAAGAGGAAAAAGCAGGGCTCGGTGATGATACTTCAGGGCCTTGGCAGTCAGAACGTGCTCTATCTCATCTGGATGGCCCACTATCTTTCCAGAAAAGGAATAGAGGCGATTCTACCGGTCCTTCCAGGAAATTTCACGCGTGTTGCTGAAGGTTCTGTGAGTGGAAAGGATTACTTCTCCTCCGACCTGGACAGGATGAGCAGGTTCTGGGAACACGCCGTCGTGGATCTTCTGAGTCTTTTAGAGCTTTTGAAAGCAAAGAAGATGTTGCACGAGAAAAACTGTCTCTTTGGTTACTGTTTGGGTGGGATGATAGCCGTTTTGCTCAACGCCCTGAGCGGTGATTTCAAGAAGACGGTGATCATGATGGCAGGTGGAGACTTTGCCACACTGTTCTGGAAGTCTCCCACCCTGTCTTTTGTGAGACGGGAACTGCGGAGCGGAAAGGGAAAAGAGCATGGAATGACCGAAGAAAACGCATTCTTTGATCTTTACAGAAAAGATCTGGAAAAACTCAGCGGGTTTTCATCCGTTCAGGAGATGCTCTCTTCTGATATTCATCCCCTTTTGAAGATCGATCCCCTTGCCTACGCAAAGTTCGTGGATCCCTCCAGGATCGTTATGATGGAGGCCATGTTCGACAGGGCACTTCCAAAAAGCACAAGGGAAATTCTCTGGAAACATCTGGGAAAGCCAAAGAGAATAAAGGTTCCCTCAAGTCATGTAAGTTGGCTTCCTTTCCAGATGCTCGTTGCCCGGTACATAGTGAGACTGGTCAAGGAGCAGAGCGTGAAGAATTGA
- a CDS encoding GMP synthase translates to MKVLAVRHVKIEDLGMMEDIFKEKNWSFEYLDTPEGERLERPVEEYSLVVLLGGYMGAYEEEKYPFLKYEFQLIEETLKKEIPFLGICLGSQMLARVLGANVYRGKNGEEIGWFFVEKVSDDDLFEEFPDRLLVFQWHGDTFDLPDGATRVFTSERYENQGFVYEKAVGLQFHIEVGARTMKRWIEAYRKELEERKINPGVLLETAEKEEKNLKYLLRSLLERIVKS, encoded by the coding sequence GTGAAAGTTCTTGCCGTCAGACACGTCAAAATAGAGGACCTTGGTATGATGGAAGACATCTTCAAAGAGAAGAACTGGAGTTTTGAATACCTGGACACTCCAGAAGGGGAAAGACTCGAAAGACCTGTTGAGGAGTACTCCCTCGTGGTGCTCCTTGGAGGGTACATGGGAGCCTACGAAGAAGAGAAATATCCTTTCCTGAAGTACGAATTCCAGTTGATAGAAGAGACTCTGAAAAAAGAAATCCCGTTCCTTGGAATCTGTCTGGGATCCCAGATGCTTGCCAGAGTCCTTGGAGCAAACGTCTACAGAGGGAAAAATGGAGAGGAAATAGGCTGGTTTTTCGTTGAAAAGGTCTCTGATGATGACCTCTTTGAGGAGTTTCCAGACAGGCTGCTGGTGTTTCAGTGGCACGGGGACACCTTCGATCTTCCAGATGGAGCGACCAGGGTCTTCACCTCCGAAAGGTACGAAAATCAGGGATTCGTCTATGAAAAGGCCGTCGGGCTTCAGTTCCACATAGAGGTTGGAGCCAGAACCATGAAACGCTGGATAGAGGCATACAGAAAAGAACTCGAAGAGAGAAAGATAAATCCTGGAGTTCTTCTTGAAACGGCAGAGAAAGAAGAGAAAAACCTGAAATATCTTTTGAGATCCCTTCTGGAAAGGATAGTGAAGAGCTGA